Proteins from one Juglans microcarpa x Juglans regia isolate MS1-56 chromosome 1S, Jm3101_v1.0, whole genome shotgun sequence genomic window:
- the LOC121246382 gene encoding LOW QUALITY PROTEIN: L-type lectin-domain containing receptor kinase S.4-like (The sequence of the model RefSeq protein was modified relative to this genomic sequence to represent the inferred CDS: inserted 2 bases in 1 codon) — protein sequence MAERLVLFWLFSVLSIPARSVFDELFFNGFKGAASNMSLNGASGIQDNGILRLTNETQRVLGHAFYPLPIQFKNSTDGKALSFSTAFAFAIVPEYATLGGHGLAFAISPTKELLGALPRQYLGLLNASDVGNFSNHIFAVEFDTVQDLEFGDINDNHVGIDIDSLVSNKSVPTAYFDGNNSLQELNLKSGQVIQAWIEYNSQNNRLDVKLSPSSVKPRSTLLSFEVDLSPVLQEFMYVGFSSSTGLLASSHFIMGWSLKMNGEAKTLNLDDLPSLPRPKENHKSLIIGVSVSLLLIFVIVLSFHHIRKIKNADVVEAWELDVGPHRFSYKELKKATRSFRDKELLGFGGFGRVYKGTLPSSNTQVAVKRISHESKQGLREFVSEIASIGRLRHRNLVQLLGWCRRRGDLLLVYDFMPNGSLDKYLFDEPKTILSWDQRFKIIKDVASGLLYLHEEWEQTVIHRDIKAGNVLLDSELNGRLGDFGLAKLYEHGSNPSTTKVVGTLGYLAPELTRTGKPTTSSDVFAFGALLLEVVCGRRPIEPKALPEELILVDWVWDNWRVGAILEVVDPRFGGEFDELETVAVLKLGLMCSNNSPKARPTMRQVARYLEGEVALPESVETLDAYDEKKGGGELEDYVHSYPTSSIFEKVSXVNDDMDADIEAGSSASPLSLPSRGKVR from the exons ATGGCTGAAAGGCTCGTGCTTTTCTGGCTTTTCTCTGTTCTCTCAATTCCGGCAAGGTCTGTGTTTGACGAACTCTTCTTTAATGGGTTCAAAGGTGCAGCCAGCAACATGAGCTTGAATGGAGCTTCAGGGATCCAAGACAATGGCATACTTCGGCTAACAAACGAAACGCAGCGAGTACTGGGCCACGCGTTTTACCCACTTCCAATCCAATTCAAGAACTCCACGGATGGCAAAGCTCTGTCCTTCTCCACCGCCTTTGCTTTCGCCATAGTCCCCGAGTATGCTACTCTTGGCGGTCATGGCCTTGCCTTCGCAATATCCCCCACGAAAGAGCTTCTGGGGGCTCTTCCAAGACAGTATCTTGGCCTACTCAACGCCAGCGATGTTGGGAACTTCTCTAACCATATATTTGCGGTGGAGTTCGACACCGTCCAGGACTTGGAGTTTGGGGACATCAATGACAATCATGTTGGCATCGACATCGACAGCCTAGTATCAAACAAATCAGTTCCGACCGCTTATTTCGATGGTAATAATTCCCTGCAAGAACTTAATTTGAAGAGTGGTCAGGTTATTCAGGCATGGATAGAATATAATTCCCAAAATAACCGATTAGATGTAAAGCTTTCACCTTCATCTGTGAAACCGAGATCGACACTTCTGTCCTTTGAAGTGGACCTCTCTCCAGTTCTTCAAGAATTCATGTACGTtggattttcttcttcaactggTTTGCTCGCTAGCTCGCACTTTATCATGGGCTGGAGCTTGAAGATGAATGGAGAAGCGAAAACCCTCAATTTAGATGATCTTCCTTCGCTCCCAAGGCCTAAAGAGAATCACAAGAGCCTAATCATTGGTGTTTCAGTTTCTTTACTGTTGATCTTCGTGATTGTTTTGTCCTTTCACCACATTAGGAAAATCAAGAACGCTGATGTGGTTGAAGCCTGGGAGCTTGATGTTGGTCCACATAGATTTTCTTACAAGGAGCTCAAGAAAGCTACAAGAAGTTTCAGAGACAAAGAGCTACTTGGGTTTGGTGGTTTTGGTCGAGTTTACAAAGGAACTCTGCCATCTTCGAACACCCAAGTCGCTGTTAAGCGAATTTCGCATGAATCAAAGCAGGGTTTGCGAGAATTCGTGTCGGAGATTGCCAGTATTGGTCGTCTTCGTCATAGAAACTTGGTCCAGTTGTTAGGATGGTGTCGGCGGCGAGGCGATCTGTTACTCGTTTATGATTTCATGCCTAATGGAAGCTTGGACAAGTACCTCTTTGATGAGCCCAAAACAATTCTGAGCTGGGACCAGAGGTTCAAGATCATCAAAGACGTGGCTTCAGGGCTTTTATATTTACATGAAGAGTGGGAGCAAACTGTCATTCACAGAGACATCAAGGCAGGTAATGTTTTATTGGATTCTGAGCTAAATGGACGACTTGGAGACTTTGGTCTTGCTAAGTTATACGAGCACGGCTCCAATCCAAGCACCACCAAGGTGGTGGGCACGCTGGGTTATCTAGCCCCGGAGCTCACACGCACCGGCAAGCCAACAACCAGCTCGGACGTGTTTGCATTTGGTGCTTTGTTGCTTGAAGTGGTATGTGGTAGAAGACCCATCGAGCCTAAAGCGTTGCCTGAGGAGCTGATATTGGTGGATTGGGTATGGGACAACTGGAGAGTAGGAGCAATTCTTGAGGTTGTAGACCCAAGGTTTGGGGGAGAGTTCGATGAGCTTGAGACTGTTGCGGTTCTTAAACTAGGCTTAATGTGTTCCAACAATTCGCCAAAAGCACGCCCCACCATGAGGCAGGTGGCGAGGTACTTGGAAGGGGAGGTGGCCCTGCCCGAGTCTGTGGAAACACTAGatgcatatgatgaaaaaaaaggtGGTGGTGAGCTTGAGGATTATGTGCATTCTTATCCAACATCGTCGATCTTTGAGAAAGTGAG GGTCAACGATGATATGGATGCTGATATTGAAGCTGGTAGTTCGGCCTCACCTCTTTCACTTCCCAGCAGAGGTAAGGTCAGGTAA